A single Candidatus Poribacteria bacterium DNA region contains:
- a CDS encoding RNA polymerase sigma factor, with protein sequence MKNNDVDLIQRSLTGDENAFAKLVRKYQKQVHALAWRKVGDFHIAEEITQDTFLRVYKKLSTLKDPNRFAGWLYRIAARQCHAWLRKKRMQTQSLEDTDIKLIEGTTYSQYIAEERAKAATDAQRDIVQRLLARLRESERTVVTLHYFGEMTCEEISRFLGVSASTVKSRLRRARHRLKKAEPMIREALEGFQIRANLTENIMQEISRIQPTPPSNGKPFVPWALAASTLVLVVMAFGANSQYLARIQQPYDLDASSEMTVELIDTPTVLDIASKPDVRTQIGKSMTPSKGDGFAPNADQTEYVPRLLSTQAKHVILSDEEPLQEVLSIFRTPTTDYQDYTVVEIDATAFKDGGLLMIDLWIGSAEAAGAFILFASDSEHPTGGIPEVILTSASGIVPGKSGRITHRFDKGTHFKLGATGNSFSGKGKVNSFLAKISIDAAL encoded by the coding sequence ATGAAGAACAACGATGTAGACCTAATTCAACGCAGTCTCACAGGCGATGAAAATGCTTTCGCAAAATTGGTAAGAAAATACCAAAAGCAGGTCCACGCGCTTGCGTGGCGGAAAGTCGGGGATTTTCACATCGCTGAAGAGATTACGCAGGATACCTTCCTGAGGGTCTATAAAAAACTATCGACGCTCAAGGATCCGAATCGTTTTGCGGGATGGCTTTATAGAATTGCTGCACGCCAATGCCACGCGTGGCTCAGAAAAAAACGGATGCAGACGCAATCCTTAGAAGATACAGACATCAAGCTCATAGAAGGCACGACATATTCTCAATACATTGCCGAAGAGCGGGCGAAAGCCGCTACTGATGCACAGCGCGATATCGTTCAAAGATTGCTTGCCCGGTTGCGGGAAAGTGAGCGCACTGTCGTTACACTCCACTACTTTGGAGAGATGACCTGCGAAGAGATTAGCCGATTTCTAGGGGTATCGGCAAGTACCGTTAAGAGCCGACTCCGTCGCGCGCGGCACCGCTTAAAGAAGGCAGAACCCATGATCCGAGAGGCGTTGGAGGGTTTCCAAATTAGGGCAAACCTTACCGAGAATATCATGCAAGAGATTTCTCGTATCCAACCTACGCCACCATCCAACGGTAAGCCGTTCGTGCCGTGGGCACTCGCTGCCTCAACCCTTGTCCTCGTTGTAATGGCATTTGGGGCAAATAGCCAATACTTAGCACGTATCCAACAGCCTTATGACCTTGATGCCTCATCCGAAATGACAGTGGAACTCATTGACACGCCTACTGTCCTGGATATTGCGTCAAAACCGGATGTGCGGACGCAAATCGGTAAATCTATGACACCGAGTAAAGGTGATGGATTTGCGCCGAATGCTGATCAAACCGAATACGTACCGAGGCTTCTCTCCACACAGGCAAAACATGTTATATTGAGCGATGAAGAACCTTTACAGGAAGTCTTGAGCATTTTCCGAACACCGACGACTGATTATCAAGATTACACTGTTGTTGAAATTGATGCAACGGCGTTTAAAGACGGGGGTTTGCTCATGATCGATCTCTGGATTGGGAGTGCCGAGGCAGCCGGCGCGTTCATTCTGTTTGCAAGCGATAGTGAACATCCAACAGGTGGTATACCTGAGGTTATACTCACCTCAGCATCAGGGATTGTACCCGGTAAGTCGGGGAGAATCACGCACCGTTTTGACAAAGGCACACATTTTAAGTTAGGAGCGACCGGTAATTCGTTCAGCGGAAAAGGAAAGGTCAATTCTTTTCTGGCGAAAATCTCTATA